Genomic segment of Deltaproteobacteria bacterium:
CGCGGCGGATGGCGTCTCCAGGGACGTTCCCGGCAACGGCGGTGCCGCCGGCGCGGACCCCACGGGCGCGACCGCCGGGGCCGTGCCGGTGGACACCACCGGCGTCGAGGTCAAGCAGAACCAGACGCGGCCGCCCGCGCGCTTCACCGAGGCCACGCTGCTCGGGGCCATGGAGGGCGCCGGCCGGCTTGTGACCGACGAAGACCTGCGCGCGGCCATGGCGGGCAAGGGGCTGGGCACCTCGGCCACCCGCGCGTCCATCATCGAAGGGCTCATCGACGAGGACTACATCGTGCGCGACGGCAAGGAGCTGCAGGCCACGCCCAAGGCCTTCATGCTCATGGAGTTGCTCAACGGCCTGGGCGTGCGGGAGCTCACCAAGCCCGAGTTGACCGGCAACTGGGAGTACCAGCTCTTCCAGATGCAGGGCGGCAAGAAAAGCCGCGACGAGTTCATGGGCGAGATCGCCGAGATGACCCGGCAGATCGTCGACCGCGCGCGCCAGTACGAGCACGACACCATCCCGGGGGACTTCGGCTCCCTCGCGGCCCCGTGCCCCAAGTGCGAGGGCGAGGTGCACGAGCGCTACCGCAACTACCAGTGCGCCAACTGCGAATTCAGCCTGCCCAAGATCCTCGCCGGACGGCTGCTGAGCACCGAGGAGATCGAGACGCTCATCGGAAAGGGCCAGATCGGGCCGCTTCAGGGGTTCCGCAGCCGGCAGGGACGGCCCTTCGCCGCGGTGCTGAACCTGTCGCCCGAGCACAAGATCGCCTTCGACTTCGGCAACGACACGCGCAACGGCGCGGGCGAGGGGGAGCCGCAAGCGGACTTCAGCGACCAGGAGCCCCTGGGCAAGTGCTCGCGCTGCGTCGGCCGCGTGTTCGAGCTGCCCATGCGCTACGTGTGCGAGAACGCGGTGGGCGACACGCGCACCTGCGAATTCAGCTCCGGCAAGATCATCCTGCGCCAGGAGGTGCCGCGGGAGCAGATGATGAAGCTCCTGGCCGAGGGCAGGACCGACCTCCTGACGGGCTTCGTCTCCGCGCGCACCGGCCGCTCCTTCAAGGCGTTCCTGGTGATCAAGGACGACAAGGTCGGTTTCGAGTTCGAGCCGCGGCCGCCGAGGAAGACCGCCGGAACCGCCGCCGACAAACCCGCCGCCAAGGCCGACTTCTCGGGTCAGGAGCCCGTGGGCAAGTGCCCCCGTTGCGGCGGCCGGGTCTTCGAGTGGCAGTCGCAGTACCTGTGCGAGAAGTCCCAGGCGGACCAGAAACCCTGCCGCTTCAAGTCCGGCACGGTCATTCTGGAGCAGCCCGTAGATCGCGTCCAGATGGCCAAGCTCCTGACCGACGGCAAGACCGACCTTCTGCCGGAGTTCGTCTCCTCCAAGTCCGGCCGGCAGTTCGCCGCCTGGCTCGTCCTCGACGACAAGGGCAAGGTCGGTTTCGAGTTTCCGCCGAGGGAGTGAGCGCCCGCCGCGGCC
This window contains:
- a CDS encoding DNA topoisomerase III; protein product: MGKALIIAEKPSVAADVARALGGFKRHQDYYESDDYVLSSAVGHLLEQTPPEGVEAKKGKWSFANLPVIPPYFDLKPIQKNASRLKTLVKLIKRRDVDALVNACDAGREGELIFRNIVRHAKAKKPVKRLWLQSMTPAAIRNGFVELREDEDMQPLADAALSRSEADWLVGINGTRAMTAFNSKPGGFYKTTVGRVQTPTLAIVAEREAAIRDFRPEPYWEVTASFQAEGGEYQGRWFDEKFRKKDSEPHARPERIWEEAAAEAIRDRCLGQAGSATEESKPTRQAPPPLFDLTSLQREANARFGLSANRTVQIAQALYERHKVLTYPRTDSRALPEDYVGTVKDSLRMLKDTSYAPFADNILEQDWVKPNKRIFNNAKVSDHFAIIPTTEAPKRLNDIEQRIYDLVTRRFLAIFYPAAEYLETTRITRVEGEPFRTNGKVLVKAGWLEVHGRDNAQKGEEPTLAPLRAVSADAGAADGVSRDVPGNGGAAGADPTGATAGAVPVDTTGVEVKQNQTRPPARFTEATLLGAMEGAGRLVTDEDLRAAMAGKGLGTSATRASIIEGLIDEDYIVRDGKELQATPKAFMLMELLNGLGVRELTKPELTGNWEYQLFQMQGGKKSRDEFMGEIAEMTRQIVDRARQYEHDTIPGDFGSLAAPCPKCEGEVHERYRNYQCANCEFSLPKILAGRLLSTEEIETLIGKGQIGPLQGFRSRQGRPFAAVLNLSPEHKIAFDFGNDTRNGAGEGEPQADFSDQEPLGKCSRCVGRVFELPMRYVCENAVGDTRTCEFSSGKIILRQEVPREQMMKLLAEGRTDLLTGFVSARTGRSFKAFLVIKDDKVGFEFEPRPPRKTAGTAADKPAAKADFSGQEPVGKCPRCGGRVFEWQSQYLCEKSQADQKPCRFKSGTVILEQPVDRVQMAKLLTDGKTDLLPEFVSSKSGRQFAAWLVLDDKGKVGFEFPPRE